TTTTTGTGGCTATTTTTATTACGGCTTTAATATCTACCTTTATTGATATTCCTTTAAATGCATTAGCAATAAAAATATTTACAGAAGAAGAAAGGTTTAATGCAAGTACTTATAAAGTGGCTGCATATTCTATTGCTGCAATGCTTGGAAGTGGTGTATTTCTCTTATTTTACAATCATCTTGGTTGGAGAAGTACTTTTATTCTAATGTCAGTTATGTTGCTAGTATCTTTATATATACTAAATTTTATTGAAGAACCCGATGAGGTAATCAAAGAAGAAAAAGTTTCATTAAAGAAAATCATAAGTTTTTTCAAGCAAAAAGATATAAGTATTTGGATTTTTATCTTAGGCTTTTATTTTGCTTTTATAAGTGCCATTTGGGTTTTCATGAAACCTTATTTAATAAGCAAAGGAGTAAAAGCAGATGATATAGCAATATATGTTGGAATTTATGGAAGTTTAATTGGATTTTTAGGAGCTTTATTAATAAGTAAATTTGCTAATAATTTTTCAAGAAAGACCTTATTATTAGCATTTATTGTATTTAATATAATAAGTGCTAGTATTTTAGTATATATTGAACAAGCAGAATTAACATTGTTTTCTTTAATTCTAAGCATTACTTTTATTGCTTTGTCAATATCATTGTCCTCAGCAATTATCTTTACTATGATTATGGATTATGCAAGAAAAGAAACAAGAGCCATTGATTATTCTATTCAAGCAAGTTTTTTCTCACTAACAAGAATTATTTCCGCTGTAATAGCAGGCCTAATAATATCGACGTTCAACTTTCAAATAATGTTTATCTTTGAAACTATAGGAATGATTATTGTGTGTATTTTCATATATAAGTTTTATAAAAGTAAAAAGAAGTAAAAGAATATTTCTTTTACTTCTTAGAATTCAAAATATTTTTTAGGTAGTTTTTTCCCTGTAAATATTAATAATGCAGCTACTAGTAGAAGAATGATATCGCTTGCTAGAATTTGGATTAATCCTTCTTGATATAATCTTATGAACGAATATCCACTAAAAAACTCATGTGATATTACAGCACATATTAAGAATACTGATGATAAATAACAAGTGTATTTTGTAATTTTAAATAAATCTTTTTTAAATAAAATGACTGCTAATAATACAAGGAAACAAAGATAAAATAGTGTTTCTTGAGTACTGTATCTCTCACCCATAAAAGAGTAAAAGACAGCTGATTTTGGAATCAACCAAACACTTGCAAATAGAAAAGATGAAGAAATTAATGAACCTAAGATAATAGTAAAACTTAAAGGTTTTAATACTTTATAAGAGAACTTATCTTTTTTTGCTCTCTCCAACCATAAGCTCATTGCAAAAACAAGTCCTATTAAAATACTAATACTAATAAAAGCAAAAATGATTCGAGGAAGATCCGAAAAAGTTCTTAAATAATGCAAATAAAAGATTGCATCCAGTGTTTTTTCTGCAAAAGTACCATCATCAGCTATTTTTTTCTCAAGTACTTTTGCATTTGTTCCATCTAAGATGATATAACTTTCATTGGTCATAGAACTTATAAAAAAGTTCTTAGGTTCATAACCTATGAATTTTACCCGTGAATTAATATCATTGTAATTGTATATTTCCATTTTATAAAAAGAGATATCATCAAATTCTTGCGTGGCTTTTGTATAAAGTTCATTTACGCTGATACTTTTTATTTTTTTACTTAAATCCATGTTTTTTAAAGCAGGATCAAATAAAATATTTCTTTTTGTTTGTAAAGCATTTAGGGTTTCACCTTTTGTTAAATAATGCGTTAATAAAGGGGAACTGTAAAGACCTAAATTAAACAATGCTCCTGTTATTCCAAACATAAAAATTAAAGGAAGAGTATAAAAAAATAAAAGCCTGTGATATTTTGCATAAAAAGCTTTATTGGATTTTGTTTTTTTATTGCTGTATTTGTTTTTTATGATTAATAAAATGCCAGAAAAACACAAAAATACGACAGCAACAGACATAAAACCAAAGAGTATTTTAACTAACAAAGAATTGAATAACCCGCCTGTGTGCATTTTATCAAAAAACTGAGATATTTTGAAATTCTTAGGCCTTACTCTTTTACAGGTATTGGGATCTAAATAAAAGTTAGGTCTGTTTCTTACTCGAATCAAATTTGTAGCGCTTACTTCGATACTTGGAAAAGACAGACTAATGATATCATTTCTAACTTTTTTCCCATCTTCTCCAAAATAAGTTCTTTTCGTAATTTGTTTAAGGCATTTGTCTAAATCTATATCGCTTATTTTTATATCATTTACATGTTGTTTTGAATCTTCCCATGTATTTACATAGGGTTGAAAAATAGTTAATATTCCAAAAAACAAAGAGATAAAAAAGAATAAGAGAACATTTACTCCAATAAACTTGTGTATATTAAACAGTCTTTTTTTCATTGTTTTCCTTAAAAAATGTATAAAATAGAGTATAGAATGAATGCCGGTAAGATGGCTTTTAAGATGGCGATAAATTTAGTTTTGGACATGATTATGTAAAGTGATGCCGCTGACCAAAAGAATGGAAGAATAATTATTCCAATCACAATATTTTCAAATATTGAGTACTGCAGTTGTTCTGAGATTAGCATTATTAGAAAATAAGAAACAAAAAGACCTCCAAAAATGGAGAAGAATATTCTTATAAAACCTAAGGTGCTATTATTGTCTTTTAAAAAAATAGTTTTGATTATTTTATTCATTTTACTCACTTATTTTAATTATCAAGAATGATAATTAAAATTGATTTAAAATCTTATTAAAAGGAGTTAGATCAAGACTAGTTGAAAATATAAGATCTTAATTTATCTCTTTTTTTACTTTTTAATTATAATGTGTGTAATTAACATAAAATAAAACTTTGATATAAATAATATATTTAATCAAAGTAAAACATTGAAAGATATGGGATTAAGTGTCCCACTGAAAATAATGCTTAGCACTCACAAGGAACTGGTCTTCGTATGACGCTTGAGTTCTTAAATAATTACCCTTCATGCGGATAATCTATATCTTCAATAACACCAATATCATCTACATTTAATATTTTGTATGAAAGTTTATTTTCTTTAATCACTTGATTTGCACCTTCTTGGTTTTTTATTTTACACAGTTCTTCAAAAAAATTATTTCCAAAAAAAACAGGATGCCCAACAATATTTTCATACTTAGCCCTTACAATTAGGTTCTTTTTTTGGATATTTTGTAATGCAGTGATGGTTTTCTTTTTTATATTTGGCATGTCTGCTAAAAATATAGCACAAGACTCATACATAATGGCACTTTTTTTGATTTGTTGTATGCCTACAGAAATACTAGTACCTAATGAAATATCAATGCTAGGAGCTTGTATTAAGGCAATATTAATATTCTCAAGTAAAGAAATCAGTTTTTTATCTTCATATCTGTGGACTAAATAAATAGAATCAAAGGTTTTACATATATTTTTTAAAGTTCTTAAAATAAGTAATTCTTGTCCTGAGAAACGTTTATCACTTCCATAACGTTTAGAAAAACCAGCCGCTAAAACTAAAGCACATGTATTTTGTTTCATAAGGTGTGACGAAGAGATATTAATTCAGCAATAATAGAAACAGCAATTTCAGTTGGTGTTTGACTATGAATCATAAGACCAATAGGTGCTCTTAATTTTGACAGTATTATTTCATTCATGCCAGCATTTTTTAATCGTTTAGTTCTTTTGTTATTATTTTTACTAGACCCAATAGCACCTACATAAAAAGCATTTGAGTTTAGTGAAAAAGAAATTGCATCATCATCAATACTTGGATCATGTGCTAAAGCAACAACAGCTGTATGTTTATCTACGCGTTTTCTAACAAATAAATCAGATGCTTCTTTACACAATTCAAAATTATTATTTACTCCTTCATAGACTAAATTGTCCAAAAATAGTTTTCTATTTTCACATAATTTAACATAAAATCCCAAGTCAC
The Campylobacteraceae bacterium genome window above contains:
- a CDS encoding MFS transporter, whose translation is MNALQKKNILFSILFIAILTPVIFFVMGIPMILQMKGYDAALIGSFQLIGLPMVFKFIMSAPIDRYVFEKRHYKKWIFYSGIVYALLLVYISFLSLEDNISLIFVAIFITALISTFIDIPLNALAIKIFTEEERFNASTYKVAAYSIAAMLGSGVFLLFYNHLGWRSTFILMSVMLLVSLYILNFIEEPDEVIKEEKVSLKKIISFFKQKDISIWIFILGFYFAFISAIWVFMKPYLISKGVKADDIAIYVGIYGSLIGFLGALLISKFANNFSRKTLLLAFIVFNIISASILVYIEQAELTLFSLILSITFIALSISLSSAIIFTMIMDYARKETRAIDYSIQASFFSLTRIISAVIAGLIISTFNFQIMFIFETIGMIIVCIFIYKFYKSKKK
- a CDS encoding PepSY domain-containing protein — its product is MKKRLFNIHKFIGVNVLLFFFISLFFGILTIFQPYVNTWEDSKQHVNDIKISDIDLDKCLKQITKRTYFGEDGKKVRNDIISLSFPSIEVSATNLIRVRNRPNFYLDPNTCKRVRPKNFKISQFFDKMHTGGLFNSLLVKILFGFMSVAVVFLCFSGILLIIKNKYSNKKTKSNKAFYAKYHRLLFFYTLPLIFMFGITGALFNLGLYSSPLLTHYLTKGETLNALQTKRNILFDPALKNMDLSKKIKSISVNELYTKATQEFDDISFYKMEIYNYNDINSRVKFIGYEPKNFFISSMTNESYIILDGTNAKVLEKKIADDGTFAEKTLDAIFYLHYLRTFSDLPRIIFAFISISILIGLVFAMSLWLERAKKDKFSYKVLKPLSFTIILGSLISSSFLFASVWLIPKSAVFYSFMGERYSTQETLFYLCFLVLLAVILFKKDLFKITKYTCYLSSVFLICAVISHEFFSGYSFIRLYQEGLIQILASDIILLLVAALLIFTGKKLPKKYFEF
- a CDS encoding nucleotidyltransferase family protein, which produces MKQNTCALVLAAGFSKRYGSDKRFSGQELLILRTLKNICKTFDSIYLVHRYEDKKLISLLENINIALIQAPSIDISLGTSISVGIQQIKKSAIMYESCAIFLADMPNIKKKTITALQNIQKKNLIVRAKYENIVGHPVFFGNNFFEELCKIKNQEGANQVIKENKLSYKILNVDDIGVIEDIDYPHEG